The following coding sequences are from one Methanosarcina sp. WWM596 window:
- a CDS encoding C15orf41 family protein, with amino-acid sequence MDRQTYQKIYSSLNNFGDVFRLSEEYSRPAGMLATILNQKIVKMTRFKHRRIYSREKELFSRWKKGRSILELAEYTYFPPTLMASLILKNCDLSRKSINWLFKHLDCIENRRLRKEIGKALDADYFFSPRAHEMQCKKGEMGEGIIQRWLDDRNISYCTEAEIRAHGDGKTPDFVLSDPICIEDHMVRWIESKALFGDELEHKHYAKKQFGEYANIFGEGMVVYWYGYLEDLPSEGEGYLVKDHSFFEEYKEQTDELFNYLVYW; translated from the coding sequence ATGGACCGCCAGACATACCAGAAGATATACAGTTCACTGAATAACTTTGGAGACGTTTTTCGCCTTTCAGAGGAATATTCCAGACCTGCAGGCATGCTTGCTACCATTCTTAATCAGAAAATAGTGAAAATGACAAGGTTCAAGCACAGGAGAATCTATTCCAGAGAAAAGGAACTCTTTTCGAGGTGGAAGAAGGGGAGGTCTATTCTTGAACTCGCAGAGTATACGTATTTTCCTCCGACCCTCATGGCTTCCCTGATTCTCAAGAACTGTGACCTGTCCCGAAAAAGCATAAACTGGCTCTTCAAGCATCTCGACTGTATTGAAAACCGCCGCTTGAGAAAAGAGATTGGGAAAGCCCTTGATGCAGACTATTTCTTTTCTCCCCGCGCCCATGAGATGCAGTGCAAAAAAGGTGAAATGGGAGAGGGAATAATCCAAAGATGGCTTGACGACAGAAATATTTCTTACTGCACCGAAGCTGAAATCAGAGCTCATGGAGACGGCAAGACCCCTGATTTTGTCCTTTCGGACCCTATCTGCATAGAGGACCATATGGTCAGGTGGATTGAAAGCAAAGCCCTCTTTGGGGATGAATTAGAGCATAAACATTACGCAAAGAAACAGTTCGGGGAATATGCCAATATTTTCGGAGAAGGCATGGTTGTCTACTGGTATGGTTATCTAGAAGACCTACCATCCGAAGGCGAAGGTTACCTTGTAAAGGACCACAGCTTTTTTGAGGAATACAAAGAGCAGACTGACGAACTGTTCAACTACCTTGTATACTGGTAA
- a CDS encoding MFS transporter, whose translation MTDNSQNLYSKFLFIWFGQFISIIGSGLTIFSLGIYVYQQTGTASSYVFILMCAFLPPFLLKPYGGILADRHDRRLMMILGDSGSTLGLLFIFIMMLKGNIELWQIYLGIAISSTFSAFQDPAYKALITDLLPENQYAKASGLVQLASSAQYLISPFLAGIILTIMDIKFVFLIDVATFLIASSIVIWIRNISGITQITKPEQNNMADLKEGIQEFSKNRGVVNLVITTMFVLFFVGLLQSLIIPMLLNLTTVKAAGITQSICASGILIGSLFIGVFGNKNKYVKTLSISLFISGIFFANLGFSTNIAYVTLAGFLFFATLPFINTSIEVLIRKNIDNSKQGRVWSIISMVTYLGSIIAFAVAGFLADKIFNPLLEPEGLLSETAGSIIGVGESRGIALMFIISGLMISIIALLIWKNKKIKELENIEGQGSELSQNKYYVEM comes from the coding sequence ATGACAGATAACTCCCAAAATCTCTATTCCAAATTTCTTTTTATCTGGTTTGGACAATTCATTTCAATAATAGGTAGTGGCCTTACTATTTTTTCCTTAGGAATATATGTATATCAACAAACAGGCACAGCTTCAAGCTATGTCTTTATACTCATGTGTGCTTTTTTGCCACCATTTTTACTGAAACCCTATGGAGGTATACTGGCAGATCGCCATGATAGGCGTTTAATGATGATTTTAGGGGATTCAGGATCAACTCTTGGGCTTCTCTTCATATTTATTATGATGCTAAAAGGCAATATTGAACTCTGGCAAATTTATCTTGGGATTGCAATCAGTTCAACGTTTTCAGCTTTTCAGGACCCAGCCTATAAGGCCCTGATTACGGACCTCCTGCCTGAAAATCAATATGCTAAAGCAAGTGGATTAGTGCAATTAGCAAGTTCAGCTCAATATTTAATTTCTCCTTTTTTAGCCGGAATTATACTCACAATAATGGATATCAAATTTGTTTTTTTAATTGATGTTGCCACTTTTTTAATTGCCAGTTCCATTGTTATATGGATAAGAAATATCTCAGGCATAACACAAATTACGAAACCAGAACAGAACAACATGGCTGACCTTAAAGAAGGTATTCAGGAATTTTCGAAAAATAGAGGTGTGGTTAATTTGGTTATTACTACCATGTTCGTGCTCTTTTTTGTCGGATTGCTTCAATCTCTTATTATTCCGATGCTGCTAAATTTAACTACAGTAAAAGCAGCAGGAATCACTCAATCGATCTGTGCATCAGGTATACTGATCGGAAGCCTGTTTATCGGGGTATTTGGCAACAAAAACAAATATGTAAAAACTTTATCTATCTCACTATTCATTTCAGGCATATTTTTTGCCAATCTTGGATTCTCAACAAATATAGCTTATGTCACTTTAGCAGGATTTCTATTCTTTGCCACCCTGCCTTTTATTAATACCTCTATCGAAGTTTTAATCAGAAAGAATATCGACAACAGCAAGCAGGGACGTGTTTGGTCGATTATTTCAATGGTTACTTATCTCGGCTCCATCATAGCTTTTGCAGTCGCAGGTTTTTTAGCAGATAAAATATTCAATCCACTTTTAGAACCTGAGGGTTTATTGTCTGAAACAGCTGGTTCTATTATTGGAGTAGGAGAAAGCAGAGGAATTGCCTTAATGTTTATAATTTCCGGGTTAATGATTTCTATAATTGCTCTCTTGATCTGGAAAAATAAAAAGATAAAAGAATTAGAAAATATTGAAGGTCAGGGTAGTGAACTATCTCAAAACAAATATTATGTTGAAATGTAA
- a CDS encoding exonuclease SbcCD subunit D: MVQETRILHTADTHLGYRQYHNEVRRQDFFKAFEVVIQDAVDMQVDAVVHAGDLFDSRNPTLEDLLETMNLLFRLKAANIPFLAIVGNHESKQNTQWLDLFEEMGLAVRLGKTPQLVGNTAIYGIDSVPKSKISLYDYSGFEVPESLPENCRNLLVMHQTVQPFPYADWDCAETLENLPFKVDAILLGDYHKYEKIKVGKTDTWATYPGSTERNSASESEPRSYNIITLSGEGLEISKRSIPTRNFLFIPAKLDGEEKPYEQIFSAINEHLEELPDSVVFLDISGDPGPVLSFSEIEEYLLSKGALVARVKDLRIKEALIEEVVKVTFSDPDHAVAEEIRRLSLNDGGLIVDEIIRNPGVPRSRVDEETESRLSGLIEALDFKDPDFRIEIPVSPVSSAMIEEPEEFKPAGADGQVKNLESAGGAEFAAETAKRSKILRAFARIESSESLNNSFKGPDEDPEPLNKACESLEESPEPLHAPVICENTESVGASVEIEMPKNAANSSAEESSPYETSQKTSGASIESPAEIPGEGGERAELGIDAGNKTEAEEKEAGKLSESGGKTSSEKDGEGKTEKPEDEKPVQMSAKSGKSVKQSHRKGKEKTAVPKQYNLGDYL; encoded by the coding sequence ATGGTTCAGGAAACAAGGATACTCCACACAGCAGACACGCACCTGGGATACCGGCAGTACCACAACGAGGTACGGAGGCAGGACTTTTTTAAAGCTTTTGAGGTAGTCATTCAGGACGCGGTTGACATGCAGGTTGATGCTGTCGTGCATGCTGGAGACCTTTTTGATTCGAGGAACCCGACCCTTGAAGACCTTCTTGAGACTATGAACCTCCTGTTCCGGTTGAAGGCTGCAAATATACCGTTTCTTGCGATTGTCGGGAATCACGAGAGCAAGCAAAATACCCAGTGGCTTGACCTCTTTGAGGAAATGGGACTCGCGGTAAGGCTCGGGAAAACACCCCAACTGGTAGGAAATACAGCAATATACGGGATCGACAGCGTTCCGAAGTCAAAGATTTCTCTTTACGATTATTCAGGGTTTGAAGTTCCGGAATCCCTGCCGGAAAACTGCAGGAACCTTCTTGTAATGCACCAGACCGTGCAGCCTTTCCCGTATGCGGACTGGGACTGTGCTGAGACGCTTGAAAACCTTCCCTTTAAGGTTGATGCAATTCTCCTCGGGGACTACCACAAGTACGAAAAAATAAAGGTCGGGAAGACCGATACCTGGGCTACATACCCGGGCAGTACCGAACGCAATAGTGCATCTGAAAGTGAGCCCCGTTCTTACAATATTATCACTCTTTCCGGGGAAGGGCTGGAAATCAGTAAGCGTAGCATCCCTACCCGAAATTTTCTGTTTATTCCGGCAAAACTTGATGGGGAAGAAAAGCCTTATGAACAGATATTTTCTGCCATTAATGAGCACCTCGAAGAGCTTCCGGACTCGGTTGTGTTCCTGGATATCTCAGGAGACCCAGGTCCAGTCCTTTCCTTCAGTGAGATTGAAGAATACCTGTTGAGCAAAGGAGCGCTGGTGGCAAGGGTCAAAGACCTCAGGATAAAAGAAGCTCTTATCGAAGAGGTTGTGAAAGTCACATTTTCTGACCCTGACCATGCGGTTGCCGAAGAAATACGCAGGCTGAGCTTAAACGACGGTGGGCTGATAGTCGATGAGATTATCCGGAATCCGGGTGTGCCAAGGTCAAGAGTGGACGAAGAGACCGAGAGCCGGCTTTCGGGTTTGATTGAAGCACTGGATTTCAAAGACCCGGATTTCAGGATAGAGATTCCTGTTAGCCCTGTTAGCTCTGCCATGATTGAAGAACCTGAAGAATTCAAACCAGCAGGCGCAGATGGACAGGTTAAAAACTTAGAGTCCGCCGGAGGGGCTGAATTTGCGGCGGAAACTGCCAAAAGATCTAAAATTCTGAGGGCTTTTGCAAGAATTGAAAGCTCTGAATCTCTCAATAATAGTTTTAAAGGCCCTGATGAGGATCCTGAACCTCTTAATAAGGCATGTGAATCTCTTGAGGAAAGTCCTGAACCTCTTCATGCCCCCGTAATATGTGAAAATACTGAATCTGTAGGGGCATCTGTAGAGATTGAAATGCCCAAAAATGCTGCTAATTCTTCGGCTGAAGAATCCTCCCCCTATGAAACTTCTCAGAAAACTTCAGGGGCTTCGATAGAATCTCCTGCAGAAATCCCTGGAGAAGGTGGAGAAAGAGCTGAGCTCGGGATAGATGCCGGAAATAAAACCGAAGCCGAAGAAAAAGAGGCTGGGAAGCTTTCCGAATCTGGGGGAAAAACCAGTTCAGAAAAAGATGGAGAGGGCAAAACCGAAAAACCTGAGGATGAAAAACCAGTTCAGATGTCGGCTAAATCCGGAAAATCGGTAAAACAAAGCCATAGAAAAGGAAAAGAAAAGACTGCTGTGCCCAAACAGTATAACCTTGGTGATTACCTGTGA
- a CDS encoding ribose-phosphate diphosphokinase, which yields MKIIGGPASQLLASRTARALETEPVLCEFNCFPDGEHYLRIADEIENEKVTLIQSTPTDSDLVALLQLIDACEGAAEINVVIPYMGYARQDKKFKPGEPISSRAIARCINTDRVFTVNIHEKSVLEYFPCPARNLDAANLLGTYIAGSGLENPMLIAPDEGAQGLVKNVSSGHDFDHDHLQKTRLSGDTVVIKTKTLDVTGRHVVLVDDMIATGGTMAESIRMLKAQGAVDVHLACVHPVLTRNATLRLFNAGVKDIIATDTLEKAESRLSVAPLIAETLSGI from the coding sequence TTGAAGATCATAGGTGGACCAGCATCACAGTTACTTGCCAGCCGCACGGCAAGGGCTCTAGAGACAGAGCCTGTACTCTGCGAGTTTAATTGTTTCCCTGACGGGGAACATTACCTTAGAATCGCAGACGAAATCGAAAACGAAAAAGTGACCCTTATCCAGAGCACGCCCACGGATTCCGATCTTGTAGCTCTACTTCAGCTTATTGATGCCTGTGAAGGGGCAGCTGAAATCAATGTTGTGATCCCCTACATGGGTTATGCCAGGCAGGACAAGAAATTCAAACCAGGTGAACCCATAAGTTCCCGCGCTATTGCCCGCTGCATTAACACTGACCGGGTTTTTACAGTAAACATTCATGAAAAAAGTGTACTTGAATACTTCCCCTGCCCCGCCAGAAATCTTGATGCGGCAAACCTCCTGGGCACATACATCGCAGGCTCTGGCCTCGAAAATCCCATGTTGATTGCCCCAGACGAGGGAGCTCAGGGGCTTGTGAAGAATGTGTCTTCAGGGCATGATTTTGATCATGACCACCTTCAGAAAACAAGGCTCAGCGGGGATACCGTTGTGATCAAGACAAAAACCCTTGATGTAACCGGGAGGCACGTTGTCCTTGTAGACGACATGATTGCAACTGGGGGAACAATGGCTGAGTCAATCCGGATGCTCAAAGCCCAGGGAGCAGTTGATGTCCACCTTGCCTGTGTGCACCCTGTCCTTACAAGAAATGCAACTCTAAGACTGTTCAATGCAGGAGTAAAAGATATTATCGCAACCGATACCCTCGAAAAGGCTGAAAGCAGGCTGAGTGTTGCCCCTCTTATTGCAGAAACCCTTTCAGGGATTTAA
- the mmrce1 gene encoding MmRce1 family CPBP family CAAX prenyl protease: MILNHRYKPGTYYIMVYIITYALWFPAAYLSFHDDSGLYELLLFLGLMVPFLTALFMIFISKNSDLKKDFINRFIDLRLIRPKVLLAFILLMPLTVLVSIFLSLPFGGSTSQFQFAESYSFSSGLVPAFLTLILASIFEELGWRGYGFESLQSRHTFFTASIVFSILWSLWHFPLIFINNMYQYEIFHENILYAVNFFVSIIPMGVIISWIYIKNGKSVLAAIIIHISINFLQEALQMTQFSKCIETVVITVVAVIIIILDKEMVFSKEHLTTGVDELPRMKGSSELTE; this comes from the coding sequence ATGATTCTTAACCACAGGTACAAACCCGGAACCTATTATATTATGGTTTATATTATAACCTATGCTCTCTGGTTTCCAGCGGCATATTTAAGTTTTCATGATGATAGCGGACTGTATGAATTATTACTATTTCTTGGACTGATGGTGCCTTTTCTTACTGCACTATTTATGATTTTTATATCTAAAAATTCGGATTTAAAAAAGGATTTTATCAACCGATTTATTGATCTCAGGTTAATAAGGCCAAAAGTGCTATTGGCATTTATTTTACTAATGCCACTCACTGTTCTGGTATCTATCTTTCTTTCTCTTCCATTTGGTGGATCGACTTCTCAATTTCAATTTGCCGAAAGTTACTCTTTTTCATCAGGGTTAGTCCCTGCGTTTCTTACTCTTATCCTGGCTTCAATTTTTGAAGAGCTTGGATGGAGAGGATACGGCTTTGAAAGTCTGCAAAGCAGACACACTTTCTTTACGGCATCGATTGTTTTCAGTATACTCTGGTCGCTCTGGCACTTCCCGCTGATCTTTATCAATAACATGTATCAGTACGAGATTTTCCACGAAAACATCTTGTATGCGGTGAATTTTTTTGTCAGCATCATCCCTATGGGAGTGATTATCAGCTGGATTTACATAAAAAACGGAAAAAGTGTTCTGGCAGCGATTATCATTCATATTTCCATCAATTTCTTGCAGGAAGCTCTGCAAATGACCCAATTTTCAAAGTGCATTGAAACAGTGGTTATTACTGTCGTTGCTGTCATAATTATCATATTAGATAAAGAGATGGTTTTTTCAAAAGAACATCTTACTACTGGAGTTGACGAGTTACCGAGAATGAAAGGGTCATCGGAGTTAACTGAATGA
- a CDS encoding DNA double-strand break repair ATPase Rad50: MKLKNLYIENIRSYKKLDFTFEDGVTVISGVNGSGKSSLLEACFMGLFGSKILSKDFVLADIIFKGAENAKINLGFEHLGREYLIEQAFRYSSKTENASSSKCVLYADGENIVDQATRTYEEVCSLLNMDEEAYRNCAYIRQGEIDVLINAKPKDRQRMIDDLLQLGKLEEYRERAGYAKTAVRRLERDAKNSFLGVKAEIEGLESTEPVAALNRLRQKVKETDVVLNELNDKKEFAAARKGELDIKIADYRERLQEIEALKQAIRKSQEDKAGCFKEKETFSGEVREQRRILLELGEENAGLREEYGFGDLEIESLLLGKEKEESFAREKVNAVSKELALLQKEEETGIQALHELENEKAEAERTLIECRASIGAANKEIEGHRINIRKFEQENKRLREKAGFKEGSGAADEIVQVIKELEEKESLLRDRRNEVSTKLGLALKEKETGDLNLAELEKELQNSRAALGKGNAEIEALEKELRDNSKAVLEVQEQKSEVFEGFKELGFAEDQLENLEDFSELLLENKNRLHGREKELEATLRELEKSLRKNRELLAEGKCPTCGQELKGSEIACTAEECELKKETFASELADIKLQNVELEKKLTRLKDAKKLVKRISDYDIEIEKLLAKAKASEKLIETHRARTEEDSLKLESLAKRKQELEAIMSQLLPEIKALKDQEEKAQKAHIEGEIALREAKAFERKLAENASEIEALNGKIRTSLALIENYGQRLGELSEKLKAFAGKEAISKEKLKALELALEAMRKKEDEAKRAHAECEKLLGQAKKLQANLLRMENLKHKISELETAIRNLAEKVGFFDREILERSERIRQLKEKLEGNRLEELQEKRAQFEQAQVNIIEKIREVTAEKDVLLKEIGMTENSLKRLRELKEELKALENRRLYLEAVYSNAEELENTYLRVRADMRARNIGALSVLLNEMFSFMYTNNAYSHIELDPEYNLTVYRKDGTPLEPKLLSGGERAIFNLVLRCAIYRLLALGFAGDQAEGLPPMILDEPTVFLDRGHIQQLLKLIDMMRSIGVGQIIVVSHDDSLIDSADHVFQVEKDPLTNMSSITRL, encoded by the coding sequence GTGAAGCTGAAAAATCTGTACATAGAAAATATCCGGAGCTACAAAAAGCTGGACTTCACCTTCGAAGACGGAGTGACAGTTATTTCCGGGGTAAACGGGAGCGGGAAATCAAGCCTGCTCGAAGCCTGCTTCATGGGGCTTTTCGGGAGCAAGATCCTTTCAAAGGACTTTGTGCTTGCGGACATAATCTTCAAAGGAGCTGAGAATGCAAAAATCAACCTTGGCTTTGAACATCTCGGGCGGGAATATCTTATTGAGCAGGCTTTCAGGTACTCTTCGAAAACTGAAAATGCTTCAAGCTCAAAGTGCGTGCTCTATGCTGACGGGGAAAATATTGTCGACCAGGCGACCCGCACCTATGAAGAGGTCTGTTCCCTCCTGAATATGGATGAAGAGGCATACAGGAATTGTGCTTACATCCGGCAGGGGGAAATTGACGTGCTTATCAATGCAAAGCCAAAGGACAGGCAGCGCATGATTGACGACCTGCTGCAGCTCGGAAAGCTTGAGGAGTACCGCGAAAGGGCAGGCTATGCGAAAACGGCAGTCAGAAGGCTTGAGAGGGATGCAAAAAACAGCTTTTTGGGTGTGAAAGCCGAAATCGAAGGGCTTGAAAGCACCGAACCCGTTGCAGCTCTCAACAGGCTCAGGCAAAAAGTGAAAGAAACTGACGTTGTCTTAAACGAGCTTAATGACAAAAAAGAATTTGCAGCTGCCCGTAAAGGAGAACTCGATATCAAGATTGCAGACTACAGGGAACGCCTGCAGGAAATTGAGGCTTTGAAACAGGCTATCCGTAAGTCTCAGGAGGATAAGGCTGGCTGTTTTAAGGAAAAGGAAACATTTTCCGGGGAAGTGCGGGAGCAAAGGCGTATTTTGCTCGAACTCGGGGAAGAAAATGCCGGTTTGAGAGAAGAATATGGTTTTGGAGACCTTGAAATTGAATCTCTGCTTCTGGGCAAGGAAAAAGAGGAGTCTTTTGCCAGGGAAAAGGTAAATGCCGTATCAAAAGAACTTGCTCTTCTCCAGAAAGAAGAAGAAACCGGCATACAGGCATTACATGAGCTTGAAAATGAGAAAGCTGAGGCTGAACGCACCTTGATTGAATGCAGGGCGAGTATCGGGGCTGCAAATAAGGAAATTGAAGGGCACAGAATAAATATAAGGAAGTTCGAACAGGAAAACAAAAGGCTTAGAGAAAAAGCAGGCTTTAAAGAAGGCTCCGGGGCTGCTGATGAAATCGTTCAGGTGATTAAGGAGCTTGAAGAAAAAGAAAGCCTTCTCAGGGACCGGAGAAATGAAGTTTCGACAAAGCTTGGGCTTGCCCTCAAGGAAAAAGAGACCGGGGACCTGAATCTTGCCGAGCTTGAAAAGGAACTGCAAAACTCCAGGGCTGCGCTTGGGAAAGGAAATGCGGAAATCGAGGCTCTTGAAAAGGAACTCAGGGACAACTCAAAAGCAGTACTGGAAGTCCAGGAGCAGAAGTCCGAAGTTTTTGAGGGGTTCAAAGAACTAGGTTTTGCCGAGGACCAGCTAGAAAACCTGGAGGATTTCAGCGAGCTTTTGCTGGAAAACAAAAACAGGTTGCATGGGCGGGAAAAAGAGCTTGAGGCTACTCTAAGGGAACTTGAAAAGAGCCTCCGTAAAAACCGGGAACTGCTTGCCGAGGGGAAGTGCCCTACCTGCGGGCAGGAACTCAAAGGGTCAGAAATTGCATGCACAGCCGAAGAATGCGAGCTGAAAAAAGAGACTTTTGCCTCGGAACTTGCGGACATAAAACTCCAGAATGTGGAACTTGAGAAAAAACTCACCCGGCTCAAGGACGCAAAGAAGCTAGTAAAACGAATCTCGGATTATGATATTGAGATTGAAAAACTCCTGGCGAAAGCAAAAGCCTCCGAGAAACTGATAGAGACACACAGGGCTCGGACAGAGGAAGATTCCCTCAAGCTCGAGAGCCTTGCTAAGCGAAAACAGGAACTTGAAGCCATAATGAGCCAGCTCCTTCCTGAAATTAAAGCTCTGAAGGATCAGGAAGAGAAAGCTCAAAAAGCACACATTGAAGGTGAAATTGCTCTTCGCGAGGCAAAAGCTTTTGAAAGAAAGCTTGCCGAAAACGCCTCTGAAATTGAAGCCCTTAACGGAAAAATCCGTACATCTCTTGCCCTGATTGAAAATTACGGGCAGAGGCTTGGAGAGCTCAGTGAAAAATTGAAGGCATTTGCAGGAAAGGAAGCTATCTCAAAAGAAAAACTCAAAGCTCTTGAACTTGCCCTTGAAGCTATGCGGAAAAAGGAAGACGAAGCAAAACGAGCCCATGCAGAATGTGAAAAGCTTCTCGGGCAGGCAAAAAAGCTCCAGGCCAACCTGCTCCGCATGGAAAATCTCAAACATAAAATCTCCGAGCTTGAGACTGCCATAAGGAACCTGGCAGAAAAGGTGGGGTTCTTTGACCGTGAGATCCTTGAACGCAGTGAGAGGATAAGGCAGCTGAAAGAAAAACTGGAAGGAAACAGGCTTGAAGAACTCCAGGAGAAGCGCGCTCAGTTTGAACAGGCGCAGGTAAATATTATAGAAAAAATCCGGGAAGTAACTGCCGAGAAAGATGTCCTTCTTAAAGAAATCGGCATGACTGAAAACAGCTTAAAACGCCTCAGGGAACTCAAAGAAGAACTGAAGGCTCTTGAAAACAGGCGGCTGTACCTTGAAGCCGTATACAGCAATGCCGAAGAGCTTGAAAACACCTATCTGCGCGTCCGGGCCGATATGCGGGCAAGGAACATAGGTGCCCTTTCCGTCCTCTTAAATGAGATGTTTAGTTTCATGTACACAAACAATGCTTACTCCCATATTGAGCTCGACCCCGAGTACAATCTGACCGTCTACAGAAAAGACGGCACTCCTCTCGAGCCCAAACTCCTCAGTGGAGGCGAGCGTGCAATCTTCAACCTTGTCCTGCGCTGTGCCATTTACAGGCTCCTTGCTCTTGGTTTTGCCGGAGACCAGGCAGAAGGGCTTCCCCCTATGATCCTTGATGAACCCACTGTTTTTCTTGATCGCGGGCACATCCAGCAGCTTTTGAAACTCATAGACATGATGCGCAGCATCGGAGTCGGCCAGATCATAGTGGTCTCCCACGACGATTCCTTGATCGATTCGGCAGACCACGTCTTCCAAGTAGAAAAAGATCCCCTTACCAACATGTCCTCAATTACCAGGCTTTGA